A window from Sinanaerobacter sp. ZZT-01 encodes these proteins:
- a CDS encoding cold-shock protein, whose product MHNGTVKWFNAEKGFGFISNDDGSDDVFVHFSAIVADGFKTLTEGQKVTFDTETDSRDSSKIRAVNVRLA is encoded by the coding sequence ATGCATAATGGTACAGTAAAATGGTTTAACGCAGAAAAAGGATTTGGATTCATTTCAAATGATGACGGTAGTGATGATGTATTCGTACATTTCTCCGCTATCGTAGCTGATGGTTTTAAAACGCTCACTGAAGGTCAAAAGGTTACTTTCGATACCGAAACTGATTCTAGAGATAGCAGTAAAATTAGAGCCGTAAACGTTCGTTTAGCATAG